One genomic region from Enterobacter hormaechei ATCC 49162 encodes:
- a CDS encoding CmpA/NrtA family ABC transporter substrate-binding protein — MADLSRRRLLQASMLASGAMLLPGVMQAAWAAGSDKPEQDTVRIGFIPLTDCAPVVIAALKGFDKKHGITIVPTKEASWAAVRDKLVAGELDAAHILYGLLYGLELGIAGKPQPMANLMTLNQNGQAITLSSDLAEKGVRDLDGLKKLIGQQAPGTYTFAHTFPTGTHAMWLYYWLASAGINPFDDVRTVVVPPPQMVMNMRIGNMVGFCVGEPWNARAINDRIGFTAATSQSIWADHPEKILGTRRDWVAKNPHTARALVSAVLEAARWIDASPENKRETAQILSRRAWLNCKEQYLTGRMLGEYDNGVGQRWKDAHPIRFFDEGAVSYPYLSDGMWFLTQFRRWGLLNAAPDYADIAQRINQTAVWQDAATAVGGMSTPSSPYRSSTLMDGTVWNGTDPEGYANRFAIHRKGA, encoded by the coding sequence ATGGCGGATTTGTCGAGACGACGGTTATTGCAGGCCAGCATGCTGGCGAGTGGTGCGATGCTGTTGCCGGGTGTCATGCAGGCTGCATGGGCGGCGGGATCAGATAAGCCGGAGCAGGATACCGTGCGTATCGGGTTTATTCCCCTGACCGATTGCGCGCCAGTGGTTATCGCGGCCCTGAAAGGGTTCGATAAAAAACATGGCATTACCATCGTGCCGACCAAAGAGGCGAGCTGGGCGGCGGTGCGCGACAAGCTGGTGGCGGGAGAACTGGATGCGGCGCACATTCTGTACGGCCTGCTGTACGGTCTCGAACTCGGGATCGCGGGTAAGCCGCAGCCGATGGCGAACCTGATGACCCTCAACCAGAACGGTCAGGCCATTACGCTCTCCAGCGATCTGGCGGAGAAGGGCGTTCGTGACCTCGACGGGCTGAAAAAGCTGATTGGGCAGCAGGCGCCGGGAACCTATACCTTCGCGCATACCTTCCCGACCGGGACGCACGCCATGTGGCTCTACTACTGGCTGGCCAGCGCGGGTATCAATCCGTTTGACGACGTGCGCACGGTGGTGGTGCCGCCGCCGCAGATGGTGATGAACATGCGTATCGGCAACATGGTGGGCTTCTGCGTCGGCGAGCCGTGGAACGCGCGGGCGATTAACGACCGCATCGGGTTTACCGCTGCCACGTCGCAGTCGATCTGGGCCGATCACCCGGAAAAAATCCTTGGCACCCGACGCGACTGGGTGGCGAAAAATCCGCATACCGCCCGGGCGCTGGTGAGCGCGGTGCTGGAGGCCGCGCGCTGGATCGACGCATCACCGGAAAACAAACGTGAAACCGCGCAGATCCTTTCCCGCCGCGCCTGGCTGAACTGCAAGGAACAGTATCTCACCGGGCGCATGCTCGGCGAGTACGACAACGGGGTCGGTCAGCGCTGGAAGGATGCGCACCCGATCCGTTTCTTCGATGAGGGTGCCGTGAGCTACCCGTATCTCTCCGACGGTATGTGGTTCTTAACCCAGTTCCGCCGCTGGGGGTTGCTCAACGCCGCGCCGGACTACGCGGACATCGCGCAGCGTATTAACCAGACCGCAGTATGGCAGGATGCCGCGACCGCTGTGGGCGGCATGTCCACACCGTCATCACCGTATCGCAGCAGCACCCTGATGGACGGTACCGTCTGGAACGGCACCGATCCGGAAGGGTACGCCAACCGCTTCGCCATTCACCGTAAGGGGGCCTGA
- a CDS encoding DsrE/DsrF/TusD sulfur relay family protein, whose translation MQKIVIVANGAAYGSESLFNSLRLAIALRDKENELELRLFLMSDAVTAGLKGQKPAEGYNIQQMLEILTAQNVPVKLCKTCTDGRGITGLPLIEGVEIGTLVELAEWTLSADKVLTF comes from the coding sequence ATGCAGAAGATTGTGATCGTCGCCAACGGTGCGGCCTACGGCAGTGAATCCCTTTTCAACAGCCTGCGCCTGGCAATCGCGCTGCGCGATAAAGAGAATGAACTGGAGCTGCGTCTCTTTTTGATGTCCGATGCCGTCACGGCCGGGCTGAAGGGTCAGAAACCCGCAGAAGGCTACAACATTCAACAAATGCTGGAGATCCTGACCGCGCAAAATGTTCCGGTCAAACTGTGCAAAACCTGTACCGACGGACGCGGGATCACCGGGCTGCCGCTGATTGAGGGCGTGGAAATTGGCACGCTGGTCGAGCTGGCTGAATGGACGCTTTCCGCCGATAAAGTATTAACTTTTTAA
- the ntrB gene encoding nitrate ABC transporter permease: MQHLQKTKPQETSESGEVIVLPPVQVRRRTPAFARRMNDFSQRVIPALLGLGLLVLLWQLAAINSKGFPTPLSTLDSAMTLFADPFYRDGPNDMGIGWNVLASLQRVAIGFGLAALAGIPLGFLIGRFTFFSRMFNPLIALLRPVSPLAWLPIGLLLFQKAEPASSWTIFICSIWPMVINTAEGVRRIPQDYLNVARVLQLSEWTIMRRILFPAVLPAVLTGVRLSIGIAWLVIVAAEMLTGGLGIGFWIWNEWNNLNVENILIAIVIIGVVGLLLEQGLMLIARRFSWQEK, translated from the coding sequence ATGCAGCATTTGCAAAAGACGAAACCACAAGAGACGTCAGAGAGCGGGGAAGTGATTGTCCTGCCTCCGGTACAGGTTCGCCGCCGCACGCCCGCATTTGCGCGCCGGATGAACGATTTTTCACAGCGCGTCATCCCGGCGCTGCTCGGTCTCGGCCTGCTGGTGCTGCTCTGGCAGCTGGCAGCGATAAACAGTAAAGGTTTCCCGACGCCGCTCAGTACGCTCGACTCGGCCATGACCCTGTTCGCCGATCCGTTTTATCGCGACGGGCCAAACGATATGGGCATTGGCTGGAACGTGCTGGCGTCGTTGCAGCGCGTCGCCATCGGCTTTGGTCTGGCGGCGCTGGCGGGGATTCCGCTGGGCTTTTTGATTGGCCGATTCACCTTTTTCTCACGCATGTTCAACCCGCTGATCGCGCTCCTGCGTCCGGTCAGCCCGCTGGCCTGGCTGCCTATCGGCCTGCTGCTGTTCCAGAAAGCGGAGCCTGCATCGAGCTGGACCATTTTCATCTGCTCTATATGGCCGATGGTCATTAACACCGCTGAAGGGGTGCGCCGTATCCCGCAGGACTACCTTAACGTGGCCCGCGTACTGCAACTCTCAGAGTGGACCATCATGCGTCGCATTCTTTTTCCCGCCGTACTGCCTGCGGTGCTGACCGGGGTACGCCTCTCCATTGGCATTGCCTGGCTGGTGATTGTCGCCGCCGAGATGCTCACCGGAGGTTTAGGCATTGGCTTCTGGATCTGGAATGAGTGGAACAACCTCAACGTCGAAAACATTCTCATCGCCATCGTCATCATTGGCGTGGTCGGGTTGCTGCTGGAGCAGGGGCTGATGCTGATCGCCCGTCGCTTTAGCTGGCAGGAAAAATAA
- the nasR gene encoding nitrate regulatory protein NasR (NasR is a transcription antiterminator and transcriptional regulator for the nasFEDCBA operon), translating to MTIEAGSSPGATEWFQRARRLREEQLGRLAQLGELVNGISRLVHMLQCERGASNVWLCSQGKLYAPECKASRALVDENLAALYLLFNQPLPGSTLCERIASALHCLETLTVLRDGVTGRSVTAPQAMEHYSRILRHLLSIVPQLSDSIDDPHIAGRFVALYSLMQGKELVGQERALGAIGFTQGFFDDETRQRLVDRIDGQQACFEVFISHCTPDVQETFTFNCLPDLETEKLRREACTRQPPADNGDTALKWFALQTARLEHLRTLEEVAIADLMTAVEERRGSENLHVADEHDDILTRFPDKPLLPLVRQQAREIEQLSRQLASLRDTLEERKTIDKAKSVLMTHQNMSEEQAWTALRKMAMDKNQRMVDIARALLTVKNLWNIPPRE from the coding sequence ATGACGATAGAGGCTGGCAGTTCGCCTGGCGCAACCGAATGGTTCCAGCGTGCGAGAAGGTTGCGTGAGGAACAGCTCGGCAGATTAGCGCAGCTGGGCGAGCTGGTGAACGGCATCAGTCGACTGGTGCATATGCTACAGTGCGAGCGCGGTGCGTCAAATGTCTGGCTCTGCTCACAGGGCAAATTGTACGCCCCTGAATGCAAGGCCAGCAGGGCCCTGGTGGATGAAAACCTTGCGGCACTGTACCTTCTGTTTAACCAACCGCTGCCGGGCAGCACCCTCTGTGAACGTATTGCCAGCGCACTGCACTGCCTTGAAACGCTAACGGTACTACGTGATGGCGTTACAGGTCGCAGCGTCACCGCGCCGCAGGCGATGGAACACTACAGCCGCATACTGCGTCATCTGCTCAGTATCGTACCTCAACTCAGCGACAGCATTGACGATCCGCACATTGCAGGCCGATTTGTGGCGCTTTACAGCCTGATGCAGGGCAAAGAGCTTGTGGGACAAGAGCGGGCGCTGGGGGCTATTGGTTTCACCCAGGGATTCTTTGACGATGAAACCCGCCAGCGGCTGGTGGATCGCATCGACGGCCAGCAGGCGTGCTTTGAGGTGTTTATCTCCCATTGCACTCCAGACGTGCAGGAGACGTTTACCTTCAATTGCCTGCCGGATCTGGAAACGGAAAAACTCAGGCGTGAAGCGTGCACCCGCCAGCCCCCGGCAGATAACGGCGATACCGCCCTCAAATGGTTTGCTCTGCAAACCGCGCGCCTTGAACATCTGCGCACGCTGGAGGAGGTGGCAATTGCCGATCTGATGACGGCCGTTGAGGAGCGTCGTGGTAGCGAAAACCTGCACGTAGCCGATGAACACGACGATATCCTGACGCGGTTTCCGGATAAACCGCTTCTGCCGCTGGTGCGTCAGCAGGCGCGTGAAATTGAGCAACTCTCCCGTCAGCTTGCCTCCCTGCGTGACACGCTGGAGGAGCGTAAGACCATCGACAAAGCCAAAAGCGTGCTGATGACGCACCAGAACATGAGCGAGGAGCAGGCGTGGACGGCCCTGCGTAAAATGGCGATGGATAAAAACCAACGCATGGTGGATATCGCCCGTGCGCTGCTTACGGTGAAAAATCTGTGGAACATACCCCCTAGGGAGTAG